TAAGGTGTTTTCATCGATCTCGATTTGTCATTTCTCTGAGCTTCCGAGTGGTTAAATATCTAACACTGATTAGTCTAAGATGGTTGCTATTCGTTTCCAAGGAGAATATGCTGAGTTTTGTCCTGAAGTGTATATATTTGATTTAGTTTGACTGGTTCATTTTATCGTCAAGTTTCAATCTGAGAATCTTTTGGTAGATCTGAAACATACACTGTACCAATTCACCATGTTTTCGATCAATCACAGGCCTTGTCATTTCTTGTTGCAGAGATAGATATCCTAACGGATTCGACTTGTTCTTGTCCGTAATCCAATGCCAGGTACTTCAGATTGGTTTGAGTAGTTTTAGATCAATCGATTATGAAGTGTTACATTTCTAGTGAATTTCCATATGCGATTGTTCACCTTCAGGAGAAACTTTacatatgtttttttctttcttttacccTTATAGTCTTAGAAAGTTTACTTGTTGAGGAAGATGAAAGAGGAAAGAGATCTGATCTGGAGACATCTGAGGACGAGAAGAGGAGGGCACGGATCAgatctttgaaaaagaaggcaatgAGTGCTTCGTCGAAATTTATCAGGAAACGCAGCAGTAAACGTGTTGCCCCTTGTCGATTTTCGGCAATATCTGTTGGAGATGTTAGAGATGAGAAGGAAGAGGAGGCAGTGAATGCTTTTCGACAGGTCGTGATTGAGAGAGATCTGCTTCCGGATCACCACGATGACTACCATACCATGCTGAGGTCTAGTGTATATCTTTTAAATTACATTTATCTTTCTATGAACAATGCACAAAAACCCTGTTAATTAATTGTTATGACATAGATCAGGGAAATGGAAAAATATCAGATGTGCAGTATGTAATTAAAGGTGATTTCCTTTGTTCAACTTTTGATAGTGACCTTATCATTGCGGACTTTGTAAATGCATCCAGCTCACATTAAAGCTTACAGACCATTGCTCCCCATCTCCATTTTGGCCCTCTAGTGGTAGGAAACAGAATAAGGCAACTTACATAATGACACAAATATTGAGACCGTCACGATCACGATAACCTTGTCCTGTACATGGGTGGATGGATTTATATGCTAGATGAAGGTTAGAAATCCCGACTTGGTGAAAAGTTTCAAACTTGATAACCACTCAAGGTGTCTTTCCACCTAATTGGAGTACTAATTGAGAATGATTTTCTGGTGAGTTATTTACGGCCAATTATTGGCAATGGGATTGTCTGAATTGTCTTGCTTTCTTTGATATTTCTCTCGGAAATTGTGAGTCCCTTCAAAGCTATGAGCCACAGCCATGCTTGCAACCAGAATTCAATGAAGTCACCAACACTTTGTCAATTTTGTTCAGTATATCTCTTGAACAGTGGAGGTGTTTGACTACAGGTGCTCATCTACCGCTTAATTTAAGCGGTTAGTAATTATGAGTGTACAGCCACATAGGCTGTGGGCAAGTTGGGAGGACTGAAGGGTTAGGTACTGGTGATCAATAAAAAgacagaaagaagaagaagggttaGGTACCATTTTTTTACCAGCAGAAAGATTATCATTTGAAAGAGCTGTTGGTGGTGTTTGCATGGATGGAACTTATTTACAGAAAACATGATGGATTGGATTTGATGTACTGGGCTTTGTTGGCAATACTGGTTTACAAGTTACAACCAACTAAAGGAGTTCTAAATAGCATCTCCGAAGGATTGCAGATTTTCAGAACAAAGGAGGCCTTAGAATGGTTCGACTCCCTTTAGGAGGCTTCATAAATATGTTGATCTATTTACCTATTCCCTTTGCAACTCCAGAGGATAATATGGTAAAGATCAAGGCCTAGATGGGAAGACATTTGCTAGATTTTAAATCAGAAACTGAGAGGAAAGAGCATATAGGATCAAGTTGAAGGTGCTCgctaaaaaattgaagaaagcGATCACCtagtttttctctttatttggGAAAACTATTGCCAGAGGCTGCAAATTATAGATATTAGCTTCTTGTGTCCTATTCTGAAGCTTGATAGAGAATGAAAGAAGTAAGTTCAAGGTAGTTTGCGTAACTTCACGAAATGTTTCCACACTGATTGGCAATCTGTCTTTGCTTAGTTTGTGTTAGAGCTGGTCCCACATagattaattataacctccaaaactagtatatgagtctggACAACCTAtttactcattgccaattggttttgagttggatgctttcatatggtatcaaagctaggctttTGGACAAAACTTTCTTGATTGATTGCCGCCGTTGTTTAAATTGTAAAACTTTCTCTTGTGATCTTCTTTTGAaacttctttttcctcttctgtTGTTTTTACACTTTTTCCTTAGCAAACTCGCATTTGTTGCAGATTTTTGAAGGCAAGGAAGTTTGATCTTGATAAGGCTGTTCATATGTGGGAAGATATGCTCAACTGGAGGAAGGAGCATGGAGTAGACTCTATTCTACAGGTAATAGCTGTAATCTGGACTCTATTGTCACTTTAAAAGCACTAAATTCAGTGTACAAGACCATATCTATTTTGGACGAGCATCGAGGATGGGAAAATGAGGCATGAATCCTTGCTTAGGATATTAATGCTGCATGCAGCTACTTCCTAACCCTAGCCATAAGTTCTGGGTTAAAAACGCATCTGTTTTGGCTTCAGATAAACAAGCTAATGCCAAATTCGGCTATAATGTCTATTTCTATCATTGTATGTGCTACGCTTGTGTCACTTATTAGTGTCATAGTTTTATCTGGTTCTTTGGTCGTCACTTCATAATTCACCATCTAAATTGTGGGTACCTGCTTCCCCTACTTTTCCATTCCATCTCTGAGTACCAACATCTAATGCAATTAGCCTATGTTGTGTAATTAGACTCTTTCTTACTGACACTTTACAATTTTGCTGATTGACAGGAAGGATTGTCCATATTCTTTTTGttatttcactaattttttCCCGACCTTCTAAAGATGCCATGACACTACGATAAATTTGCAGGACTTTGTATATAATGAACATGAAGAGGTTCAGCGTTATTATCCTCATGGCTACCATGGCGTGGACAAAGGGGGGCGTCCTGTTTATATCGAAAGACTCGGTAAAGTTGAACCAAGTAAACTCATGAGAGTAACCACAGTGGACAGATTCTTAAAGTATCATATCCAGGGGTTTGAGAAGACTTTTACCGAGAAGTTTCCAGCATGTTCAATTGCAGCCAAGAGGCATATAGATTCTACAACAACAATAATTGATGTGCACGGGGTGGTCAGTTCTGACAATGCCAAGATATCCCTATGATTATAAGTTATATTATGGCTTTGTAAAATACTCATgcctatatatttttaattgtGCAGAATTGGATGACTTTTAGCAAGGTTGCACATGATCTAGTTATGCGCATGCAAAAAATTGACGGTGACAACTATCCTGAGGTGCCTCAGAGACTATAAGAAACCGATTTGaagatgtttttcttttcagtccTGTTTCCGGTAAATACTGTTTGCTGATCCTTTATCTGATATTGGTTCATTCACTGCAGACATTGAATCAGATGTACATTGTTAATGCTGGTAGTGGATTTAAGCTGGTATGGAACACAGCAAGAAGCTTTCTTGATCCAAGGACAACAGCAAAGATACATGTATGCaatctctttccttttcttttcttttttaaattctaCACCTTTTAGACTTCAAAGGTCCTCAAACTGTTCATGAATGTTTGTTCACTGATCCCACAGGTGTTGGGCAATAAATTTCAGAATAGGCTGTTGGAAGTCATAGACTCAAGGttggttttctctctctttttttttttttttttggttctacaTGGTTAGAAGtcggtagttttgggactctcaTTTCAATTTGTATTTGTGTACCTGTTGTTTTGAACAGCCAATTGCCAGATTTTCTTGGCGGAACCTGTGTATGCCCGGGCGAAGATGGGTGTCTTAGATCTGACAAAGGACCTTGGAAGGATCCAGAACTGATGAAGGTAAGGTCTTTTTCACTTCGAAGCACTATAATGTCATGGAACATAAATCCTACTAATTTCCTGTTTGGATTATACCCCACCAAAGTTCATATTCCCAACCACTTATGGTTTATCTGATTTTATGATCAGTTGGTACATATCGGAGAAGCTATATATTGGAGAAAAGCTTCTAGTTTTTCTGACGCTGATGATTTAGAAGTCAAGTCTTTTTCTCCTAAGGTGGCGTGGATAGTTTAACTACACACAGCTTGCTTTCAATCACCTTATGCCATTTTGTCGTCCATTAGATGAACACTATCTCTTTCTGCAGGTTCGAAATACGGAAATAGTTTCTAGTGATTCAGGAATGGATGTAGCATTTTCTACCTATGGTGTGATGCAACCAATGCCACTTCAAGACCGAGTATGTATTATTGGCTTTTCAAATGGCCTTTTGTTAGCCAATTCAGGATAAGATATGTGCTCTCTATGTACTCTGTGTGGCCTTTTGTTATTCTTCATTCTCTTATCTTGCTCTTTGCTCCATTTTTCAGGAAAGGGTGGAGCTTATTTCTATCTCCGGCCAAGGTGAACCAGTTGGCAGTGGCGTTCGAGTTGAATATCCTGGTTCAACAAGTAAGTAATTGCCTGTATgcttatcaaaagaaaacatgaagAGGAAGTGATCACTTGTATTCCTTCTATGTTTCACATATCAAACGATCCATCTGACAGTGACATCTTGCATGGTGGCTTGGAAATCTGTCTGGGTTTGGTTGGTTTTCTAGTCAAAATAAAGGCCTGGTTGACTGCTATATTGGTCATGAGACCAATGTGGCATTGCAAGGCTTATGATTTTTTTCTCACTTGATCTTCCTTAGCTTGCTTCCAGGGTAGTTAAACCTTTCCTTCACAACTAAGGCCCAAAAGAATTTGTTACGATACTCAATCACAATTTGTCACAATACTCAATCACAATTTGTCACGACTCAGTATTGTTTAAGTCGGACATTAAAGGCAGAGAATTTACATGTTCGTGTATTGTTTAAGTCGGACATTAAAGTCAGAGACTTTACATGTTCGTGATTTTGACCCATGCAGCAGATGATTTAACCCATGAGATGACACAAAGAAGGCAGCTGAAGAAACTCATAGCAGGTTTAGTGGTCAAGTACACATTCAGATTATTAGCATGTATGTATCTAGTAGTTCCTGGGTTGAGGAAGCTTTTTGCGGGGAGCAACGCGGAAAAGCAGCAGCCTAAACCTGATCTAGGATATTCAAGTTCTGAAGAGCAACACGTTTCCTGTGCTAATGAAGAGGATGTGCTCGATCCTTGTTGGAAGAGGTTGCAACATTTGGAGGCATCGGTAACTGCACTGCTTAATAAGCCTGCTAACATTCCCCGAGAGAAAGAGGACATCCTTGTTGAGTCCTTGAATCGCATAAAATCTATTGAGTATGACTTGCAGAAGACCAAAAAAGTAAGATGGCTTCTTTTATCTTCCCTAAATGCCGGGTTTTAACTTGTGTTACTGATATGTGGGAAATAAAttgttcttgttttattttgtagGCGCTACTTGCAACTGCATCAAAACAAGTGGAGCTTGCTGAGTCACTGGAAACTCTAAGGGAGAACAGCATGAATGTAAGTTCCCATTGCCATTAGAAAAGTCGTAGATTAAAAACtccattatttttcaatttcttgggTCTggattttgttaaatatgcaaGTCAGTTAGTTATTATCAATTTATATTTTCATGCCACCGCCATTACCGTTGGttcaaatctttttttcttattctcctTTTTGGCCTTCTTGCCTGGAGTAAATGTTCCAATTGTATGTGAGTATATGAGCGGGGGGTTATCATATACTGGGTGGGTGACTAGAAAACCATCTTGCTTTCGTCAACCTCCTCTCCCGGGGGTGTATGTCTCATAGAATCTTGATTCACAGTGTCACACACTCACTCTCATCAACAGTTCCCAACCATGGTCGTTGTTGGACTTTTAGAGACTCTACTCCTACTTGAGCTGCTTCTATTTTCATTTCAGTCCgaacttttgacttttcatgTTACACACAATGAAgcggcttttttttttttgggtgagtaCTCAATTTTCTAATGAAACGATTTATTTCTTCACAATCGAGAACTTGTCAGAGCTAACAGAACCACCTTAGATGCCGATTGTAATGATTTCGCTTGCTGATAACAGGCACCAAACTCTTGTTTCCGAGGAAGTTGCAAGTCTTTCCCCGTCAGAAGATGACCGCTGTTTATTTGGATTCAAGTTTTGCTTGGCctcttttttgataatttacccaatttttttgcCGAAGTTCCTGAAGGATGTCAATAAAAGAACCCTCCGCAGGCTTCCTGTAAACTGTATAGGTAAGATATAGTCGTTTTCTATTCATTCAAGGTATGCAAGAAagaatgctctctctctctctctctctctctctctctctctctctctctctctcatatatattttattttctcattgCAGGAAGATGGTGGTTGCAGATGCTGGCTGGTGGGGTGTGAACTCAGAGAGTCTACAACAGCTAGTTTGGTTGGCTTGTTCTTCTGTACATAGACTGATACTTACTTAACCCTCACTTGTTTCTGATAATCAAGACACAATTTACATGGCAGAGGATGTGGATTTTTAACTATCTGATGAGATACGGCTAGCtgttccaaaaaagaagaagagaaactATTTGATATGAGAGCAATTATTGTCAATAATGCTCAATTTCtcagtttgaaccagtgtgTGCTTTTCTATTGTGCTCAGTGATTATGGAAGGGTGGAATGTGTTTTGTTTGTGATTAGATCTTGGATTTATAtaagagaaatgagaaagaaaaaagatggaAAACGGAAAAATGAAAGGAGGGATTAAAAGGAGAAAAGGACTAGGAAAATCTTTATAGAATCAAAATTAGGCGTGTGTTGTATCATGTTTgtcaacaaaaccaaaaataaaacgACTGAAACTTTTCCTAAAGCATGTCATCTACTCCATTTACTTCATAAAACCTTCTCCCATCCAGCAAACAAAAGAATACGCGGGTGGTGGTGGTTTCCGGAAACTTTTCTTAGGTCGCGCGCGTCCTTCCGCCTTCTCCCTCCACGGAGTGATCTGCAAAACAAGGCGTGTGGGCTGAGACCAGCCTCGGCCAAGTTAGTAAGTGGACGAGTAGGGAAAGTATCGTTTGTAAGTTAGGAGGCAATGCGTATCCCTTCTGGGGTTTACCCTTTGGCTTTTACAGGTAACGTGTACTTGTTCCTCAAGTTAGGCGCGCACCTGTCACATGCGCATGACGACACACGTCACCAACTCGGTTAGTGACGGCATGGTGATGTCCGGCCACCACATGGCCTCCACATACACCAATTTGAGATGCTTCCAGAAGCACCCAAAGCCTCTAGAAATATCCGAAACCGTCTGGAAGGATCACATCGCAGGTCGGCACTTCGGGTTGGGTTGACCGACCCATCGTAGGATGGGCCATGGGCTTATACCTGGACCGCCCATCTCGTTTGTCCCGTGGGTTCAATCCGTTTGCCTGTCTAGTCTCTAGCCCAATACGGGTCCAGCCCCACATAGTGTCGGGTTCGGCCCACCACAGAATCAGAATATAGCCTCTTTTAATAATTCTATTTgggaattgataatgccaaaactctttttgttcttgtcaaaactcttttattgtATGACTTGATTGTCATCCACTACACCACTtactttacaaaaataccccttaaaATCGCATAAGTGCAAGGCTTGTTTTCTAGTTCCACGTCTCAAGCAAAAATGCAAATTCCATCAATTCACGAGCAACCCAAGAGCTAAATTTAGAAGacaagcaaacaaaaattaaacatcaaTGTTTTCCTATTCCATGTTTTCATCAATTCACGAGCAACCCATCTAACAAACACGAGCTAATTTTAGAAGaataaacataaaaaatgaTAATACTCTAGTCTTTGCACAAAAACTCCATTATGCATACTCTAGTCTTCTCACACCTTCCTCACCACAAcctgaaaattttaaatttttttttgatgaaatagagaatcaaaacaaaaataataataatttcagTTGTATTACTTTAGTCTCCACACAAAAACTCCGTTACGCATATGTTGAACGGACTTGGAAGTAAAGTATTACTACCtgaaaataagaaagagaaCATTAGATAGAGTTATCGAAGTTATGAAAAAAGAATAATTAATTTACCTCAACTTATCCATCTCTCCATTGAATAAGCTGTGAAGCTTTTGATGtgtgcaagaaaacaaaaaggaacatAAAATAATCCTAT
The sequence above is a segment of the Rhododendron vialii isolate Sample 1 chromosome 13a, ASM3025357v1 genome. Coding sequences within it:
- the LOC131313649 gene encoding phosphatidylinositol/phosphatidylcholine transfer protein SFH9 isoform X1, with protein sequence MPVLESLLVEEDERGKRSDLETSEDEKRRARIRSLKKKAMSASSKFIRKRSSKRVAPCRFSAISVGDVRDEKEEEAVNAFRQVVIERDLLPDHHDDYHTMLRFLKARKFDLDKAVHMWEDMLNWRKEHGVDSILQDFVYNEHEEVQRYYPHGYHGVDKGGRPVYIERLGKVEPSKLMRVTTVDRFLKYHIQGFEKTFTEKFPACSIAAKRHIDSTTTIIDVHGVNWMTFSKVAHDLVMRMQKIDGDNYPETLNQMYIVNAGSGFKLVWNTARSFLDPRTTAKIHVLGNKFQNRLLEVIDSSQLPDFLGGTCVCPGEDGCLRSDKGPWKDPELMKLVHIGEAIYWRKASSFSDADDLEVKSFSPKVRNTEIVSSDSGMDVAFSTYGVMQPMPLQDRERVELISISGQGEPVGSGVRVEYPGSTTDDLTHEMTQRRQLKKLIAGLVVKYTFRLLACMYLVVPGLRKLFAGSNAEKQQPKPDLGYSSSEEQHVSCANEEDVLDPCWKRLQHLEASVTALLNKPANIPREKEDILVESLNRIKSIEYDLQKTKKALLATASKQVELAESLETLRENSMNEDGGCRCWLVGCELRESTTASLVGLFFCT
- the LOC131313649 gene encoding phosphatidylinositol/phosphatidylcholine transfer protein SFH9 isoform X2; this translates as MPVLESLLVEEDERGKRSDLETSEDEKRRARIRSLKKKAMSASSKFIRKRSSKRVAPCRFSAISVGDVRDEKEEEAVNAFRQVVIERDLLPDHHDDYHTMLRFLKARKFDLDKAVHMWEDMLNWRKEHGVDSILQDFVYNEHEEVQRYYPHGYHGVDKGGRPVYIERLGKVEPSKLMRVTTVDRFLKYHIQGFEKTFTEKFPACSIAAKRHIDSTTTIIDVHGVNWMTFSKVAHDLVMRMQKIDGDNYPETLNQMYIVNAGSGFKLVWNTARSFLDPRTTAKIHVLGNKFQNRLLEVIDSSQLPDFLGGTCVCPGEDGCLRSDKGPWKDPELMKLVHIGEAIYWRKASSFSDADDLEVKSFSPKVRNTEIVSSDSGMDVAFSTYGVMQPMPLQDRERVELISISGQGEPVGSGVRVEYPGSTNDLTHEMTQRRQLKKLIAGLVVKYTFRLLACMYLVVPGLRKLFAGSNAEKQQPKPDLGYSSSEEQHVSCANEEDVLDPCWKRLQHLEASVTALLNKPANIPREKEDILVESLNRIKSIEYDLQKTKKALLATASKQVELAESLETLRENSMNEDGGCRCWLVGCELRESTTASLVGLFFCT
- the LOC131313649 gene encoding phosphatidylinositol/phosphatidylcholine transfer protein SFH9 isoform X3; protein product: MPVLESLLVEEDERGKRSDLETSEDEKRRARIRSLKKKAMSASSKFIRKRSSKRVAPCRFSAISVGDVRDEKEEEAVNAFRQVVIERDLLPDHHDDYHTMLRFLKARKFDLDKAVHMWEDMLNWRKEHGVDSILQDFVYNEHEEVQRYYPHGYHGVDKGGRPVYIERLGKVEPSKLMRVTTVDRFLKYHIQGFEKTFTEKFPACSIAAKRHIDSTTTIIDVHGVNWMTFSKVAHDLVMRMQKIDGDNYPETLNQMYIVNAGSGFKLVWNTARSFLDPRTTAKIHVLGNKFQNRLLEVIDSSQLPDFLGGTCVCPGEDGCLRSDKGPWKDPELMKLVHIGEAIYWRKASSFSDADDLEVKSFSPKVRNTEIVSSDSGMDVAFSTYGVMQPMPLQDRERVELISISGQGEPVGSGVRVEYPGSTTDDLTHEMTQRRQLKKLIAGLVVKYTFRLLACMYLVVPGLRKLFAGSNAEKQQPKPDLGYSSSEEQHVSCANEEDVLDPCWKRLQHLEASVTALLNKPANIPREKEDILVESLNRIKSIEYDLQKTKKALLATASKQVELAESLETLRENSMNAPNSCFRGSCKSFPVRR